CCGTAAAAATAAGATGTGGAGTGCTCTCGGCAACTTCCTCAATATCCATTCCACCTTCCGTAGAATACATAATCATATTTCTACCTGTTCCTCTATTTAATAGAACAGACATGTAAAACTCACTAGTTTCGCTATCGCCCGGGTAGTATACATCCTCGGCAACTAAAACTTGGTGTACTTTTTTACCGGCTGCAGAAGTCTGAGGGGTAATTAGGTTCATTCCTATAATGTTCCCTGCAATCTCCTCTACTTCTTTTAGGTTTTTGGCCAATTTTACACCTCCACCTTTACCACGGCCACCTGCATGTACCTGGGCTTTTATAACGTGCCAACCTGTTCCGGTCTCTGCAGTTAGTTGTTTTGCAGCCTCAACGGCTTCCTTTGAATTATGGGCCACGATACCGCGCTGAATGCGCACACCGAAACTGGCCAAAATCTCTTTTCCTTGGTACTCGTGAAGATTCATATATTAAGGTATATTTAGATTCAGAAGCAAAAATAGCAAACGCAAAGGATTTAGACTAATGAAATATAGAGTTAGTTGCATGGATATACAATCTCTTTTAGAGATTAGCTCATTCAACACCAAGTTTACTCGTCTAAAAATGAGCTTGCACCCCCTACAGTTTAGTTTTTATGGTGTATAAAAAAATGTCTACAGATTAAAATCTTCAAAATCTAACGGATCAAAATTCTTGAAGTTACCGTTCATCTCTATGGTCTTCTTAGTTCGGTTTACTTCGCTCAACATGGCTATTGTAGAATTTAAATGCCTCTTCATATATAATAGGCGGTCAGATTCCTTTGGTAATTGCACCAATTCATATTCTTGATTAAACGAAAGTCCCATTTTGTGGACCAATACATAACTATTGAACTTTTCTAATGGTAATAGTGTATAAGGTACCCCCATGAGCTCGTATAGTTCATGAATTTTATCCAGCACTTCTTTTTTTAAGGATTTGTCCGCATCGTTTAAACTATCCAAAAATTGAATTTCACCACCTGGATATAGCTTTCCTTCCATTTGAGTTTCAAAACTAAGAATGCGGAAAACTTGGCGCGCAACACAGGTTACATCCATGCTACCATCATCATAGGTGTTTACAATCTCTACCAATTGTACCTCTGTTCCAAAAGTCATACTATCATTTATATACACGGGAATTCCAAAGGTAACCGCTTCCTTTCTACAGTCTCTGATCAACTCCTTATAACGGTCTTCAAAAATATGTAGTGGCACGGTTTCACCCGGAAAAAATATAGATTGCAGTGGTAATAGAGCCAGTTTCATAATATAAATTTGGTTTAAAAATACAACTGAATTGACGAACCACAAACTTATATCATATTCTAGTTTGTTTTAAAAATAACAATTTGTTGTATTTTTTATAATTGTAATAGATTTTTTGCGCATATGAGATTAACGGGCTAAATTTGCATTAAATACCGAAGGATATGAATAATGCCGATTTGCTAAATATAGCAAAAACCTATGGAGACCCCGTTTACGTTTACGATTCGGAAAAAATAATTTCTCAGTTTCAGAGACTTACAAGTGCTTTTAGTAGCGTAAAAAAGTTAAAACTTAATTATGCCGCTAAGGCATTATCCAATATAGCTATACTTAAATTGATGAACAGTTTAGGTAGCGGTTTGGATACGGTTTCTATTCAAGAAGTACAATTAGGATTACTTGCAGGATTTAAACCAGAATCTATCATATTTACCCCTAATGGCGTTTCTTTAGAAGAGATTGAAGAGGCTTCTAAGTTGGGCGTTCGTATTAATATTGACAACCTCTCTATTTTAGAGCAGTTTGGCAGCAAGCACCCAGATGTTCCTGTGTGTATTCGTATCAACCCTCATGTTATGGCAGGTGGAAATGCAAATATCTCCGTGGGCCACATCGATTCAAAATTTGGTATCAGCATTCACCAGATTCCGCATTTGCTACGCATTGTTAATGTTACGAATATGAACATTAACGGTATACACATGCATACCGGAAGTGACATTTTAGACATTGATGTTTTTCTATACGCCTCAGAAATACTTTTTGAAACCGCTAAAAACTTTAAAAATCTAGATTTTATAGATTTCGGAAGCGGTTTTAAAGTACCTTATAAAGATGGTGATATTGAAACCAACGTTGAAGAACTGGGTAAAAAATTAGGTTCCAGGTTCAATGAATTCTGCAAAGAATACGGTAAAGAACTAACACTTGCCTTTGAACCAGGAAAATTTTTAGTGAGCGAAGCGGGTAATTTCCTTGCAAAAGTGAACGTAGTAAAACAAACTACTTCTACTGTTTTTGCTAGTATTGATTCTGGTTTTAACCATCTAATACGCCCAATGCTTTACGGAGCCACACATCGTATCTTGAACATTTCCAACCCAGAAGGTAGAGAACGTTACTATTCTGTTGTAGGTTACATT
This genomic interval from Zobellia roscoffensis contains the following:
- the lysA gene encoding diaminopimelate decarboxylase: MNNADLLNIAKTYGDPVYVYDSEKIISQFQRLTSAFSSVKKLKLNYAAKALSNIAILKLMNSLGSGLDTVSIQEVQLGLLAGFKPESIIFTPNGVSLEEIEEASKLGVRINIDNLSILEQFGSKHPDVPVCIRINPHVMAGGNANISVGHIDSKFGISIHQIPHLLRIVNVTNMNINGIHMHTGSDILDIDVFLYASEILFETAKNFKNLDFIDFGSGFKVPYKDGDIETNVEELGKKLGSRFNEFCKEYGKELTLAFEPGKFLVSEAGNFLAKVNVVKQTTSTVFASIDSGFNHLIRPMLYGATHRILNISNPEGRERYYSVVGYICETDTFASNKRINEISEGDILCFKNAGAYCFTMASNYNSRFRPAEVLWHEGKAILIRERETFDDLIKHQIDVKNLFSPKKEKAVAK
- a CDS encoding LON peptidase substrate-binding domain-containing protein, whose product is MKLALLPLQSIFFPGETVPLHIFEDRYKELIRDCRKEAVTFGIPVYINDSMTFGTEVQLVEIVNTYDDGSMDVTCVARQVFRILSFETQMEGKLYPGGEIQFLDSLNDADKSLKKEVLDKIHELYELMGVPYTLLPLEKFNSYVLVHKMGLSFNQEYELVQLPKESDRLLYMKRHLNSTIAMLSEVNRTKKTIEMNGNFKNFDPLDFEDFNL